A DNA window from Bradyrhizobium barranii subsp. barranii contains the following coding sequences:
- a CDS encoding GIY-YIG nuclease family protein, whose amino-acid sequence MPKPTLDDLLSGSDPLLDVKPAAIKAASSEQQRILDTFVEVNKFIDHHKHKPGDTEKPSVSERALRMKLNGLLNDPAVHDMLLPHDRHALLPVAPVKPPQTLDEIFDDDLLKTPQDDIFDLVHVKPAVAKPDEIAERQLCAEFDKFKPLFEQCVREMTDGKRKAIPFANEQEIRAGEFFILNGVLVYVAEVGETHIRNGKKNARLRLIFDNGTEGNNLLRSLATELYKDPNGRRITTTDMGPLFTDTPAAGDAQTGMIYVVKSLSDDPEIRKLDGALHKIGFTSGKMEIRIQNAKDDPTFLMAPVHPVTTYTLYNIDRVKLEHLLHDFFASARLDIEITDRFGQKVRPREWFLVPSFIIGEAVARLKDGSIVNYFYDRDAGALVPIAIKGD is encoded by the coding sequence ATGCCCAAGCCGACGTTGGATGATCTCTTGAGCGGTAGCGATCCGTTGCTGGATGTGAAGCCGGCAGCCATCAAGGCGGCTTCCAGCGAGCAGCAGCGGATTCTCGACACCTTCGTCGAAGTCAACAAGTTCATTGACCATCACAAGCACAAGCCGGGCGATACCGAGAAGCCCTCCGTCTCCGAGCGGGCCTTGCGCATGAAGCTGAACGGCCTATTAAACGATCCAGCCGTCCACGACATGTTGTTGCCGCATGACCGGCACGCGCTGCTTCCGGTCGCCCCGGTGAAGCCGCCGCAGACGCTCGATGAGATATTTGACGACGACCTGCTGAAGACGCCGCAAGACGACATCTTCGATCTCGTCCATGTTAAGCCAGCCGTTGCCAAGCCGGACGAGATCGCCGAGCGTCAACTGTGCGCCGAGTTCGATAAATTCAAGCCGTTGTTTGAGCAATGCGTCCGCGAAATGACGGATGGCAAGCGTAAGGCCATCCCGTTCGCTAACGAGCAGGAAATCCGCGCGGGGGAGTTCTTCATCCTGAACGGCGTGCTCGTTTACGTCGCGGAGGTGGGCGAGACACACATCCGCAACGGCAAGAAGAATGCGCGACTGCGACTCATTTTCGATAACGGAACCGAAGGCAACAACCTTTTACGTTCGCTTGCGACCGAGCTGTACAAAGACCCCAACGGCCGCCGGATCACCACCACCGACATGGGGCCGCTCTTTACGGACACGCCTGCTGCGGGCGACGCGCAGACGGGAATGATTTACGTAGTGAAGAGTCTTTCAGACGACCCGGAAATCCGCAAATTGGACGGCGCGCTCCACAAGATCGGCTTCACTTCTGGCAAGATGGAAATCCGCATTCAGAATGCCAAGGACGATCCAACGTTCCTGATGGCCCCCGTACATCCAGTGACGACCTACACCCTCTACAACATCGACCGGGTTAAGCTCGAACATTTGCTGCACGATTTCTTTGCATCGGCGCGGCTCGACATCGAGATCACGGACCGCTTTGGCCAGAAGGTACGGCCCCGTGAATGGTTCTTGGTGCCATCCTTCATTATTGGCGAGGCGGTTGCGCGATTGAAGGATGGGTCGATCGTCAATTATTTCTACGATCGTGATGCGGGTGCGCTCGTGCCAATCGCTATCAAAGGCGACTAA
- a CDS encoding ribbon-helix-helix protein, CopG family → MTNRLFYDPDTARPHVGFRLSAHQLAALDEARLNLRQGRSEFVRQAIEERLQRLQAAAK, encoded by the coding sequence ATGACTAACCGCCTTTTCTACGATCCCGATACCGCACGGCCACATGTTGGCTTCAGGTTATCAGCGCACCAACTGGCTGCGCTGGATGAAGCACGCCTGAACCTGCGTCAGGGCAGATCTGAGTTCGTTCGGCAGGCTATCGAGGAACGTCTGCAACGGCTCCAGGCCGCCGCGAAGTAA
- a CDS encoding recombinase family protein, translating to MAQHNGKFVTYYRVSTGKQGKSGLGIEAQRAAVAAYLNGGDWTIVAEFTEVESGKRSDRPALEQALAAARLHRAALVVSKVDRLTRSVAFLSRLLEAGVDVRFADLPVIEGATGRFLLQQMVAVAELEAGMISARTKAALAAAKRRGKKLGGNRGVVPGAKMQDASRKALLDRTTKHAADIGPTIRKLQADGATSLRSIADGLNEAGIPTALGNGKWQAVQVQRVLARLSQ from the coding sequence ATGGCGCAGCACAATGGGAAGTTCGTCACCTACTACCGAGTTTCCACCGGCAAGCAGGGTAAGTCTGGTCTCGGCATCGAGGCTCAACGGGCCGCGGTTGCTGCCTATCTCAACGGTGGCGATTGGACGATCGTTGCCGAGTTCACCGAGGTGGAGTCGGGTAAGCGATCTGACCGGCCCGCGCTGGAGCAGGCACTGGCCGCCGCGCGACTGCATCGGGCCGCGCTGGTGGTTTCCAAGGTTGACCGCCTTACTCGCTCTGTCGCCTTCCTGTCCCGCCTGCTTGAGGCCGGCGTTGACGTTCGGTTCGCGGACCTGCCCGTGATCGAAGGCGCTACCGGCCGTTTCCTTCTTCAGCAGATGGTGGCAGTGGCGGAGTTGGAAGCCGGCATGATCTCAGCCCGCACCAAAGCGGCACTGGCGGCGGCCAAGCGTCGAGGGAAGAAGCTTGGCGGCAACCGTGGTGTTGTCCCCGGTGCGAAGATGCAGGACGCCTCCCGGAAAGCCCTACTGGACCGCACGACGAAACATGCGGCAGATATCGGCCCGACGATCCGCAAGCTACAGGCGGACGGCGCAACGTCGCTACGGTCGATTGCAGATGGCTTGAATGAGGCCGGCATTCCGACTGCGCTCGGCAACGGAAAGTGGCAGGCCGTGCAAGTTCAGCGAGTTCTCGCGCGTTTATCGCAGTGA
- a CDS encoding phage tail tape measure protein gives MSENLLLHVQLSATDSMSPVVAGLQKNLQKLKAVINSINGISAPKLFPDSLSAGLQKFTDDARRAASAYRTEWKSAYADSLRDARAFHRELDRLDRQTYNRRQAEQRAVGRGANSGGRGALPRGISPTTALISGGITISGVASAFKKRMESDVAETKAQIFGGLSAAEVKRLRGDWSDQVAIRFGESAAAVLDSYTEALKQGFDATAAKKVTENALEASSALEMNIGELMKLAGKTATSLYGNVRNADPARVARMMTSVAVAAAATAADPNEVVEANKRALSALSTTKMKETDLSAFTSVGISAGLQPNKAGTFVGFLTSEFANAGNARGARAKDLDQAARMIGYGGRAQMAQRLASAPTEFMLDMFSKMRNMSEQSRAKFANLAGMREWRDELVQMAKAADQIRETLKEIDQKSDAVSAFSRTKLNSLQKRWDRIKAMFGLAWEKFGSGFEQSFIEVSDWFDRHTGIFTSSKIAEKSRDLVERLKKAFGVANMGDALDKIAAKLSSIDVDKIIGFASGFVNGLKSVSDTIISMLKGVATAMGKDGNSAEVLGKLVGQIVALSIALGTLAPLMAVLAGVANIISRIAGLLGGRALLGAATGNPVGTAALLAWALAENNDAGTSDASKKRPGETTSQWRERQRQHKKELYQKQSGDGFNPADVHPMSFIGNKLDNLGGKIERASFMGATDFSSRSRAGGLQYAYQGAASSGGGDGGIGRLLSGVGTPDALIKGATPGGMLPNFGVGSGGIIRRGGKVGMSYSTPSVGTEIPAGGAADMSVGAGLAGSDFLAARRARFGEELKNDPTLRMHLAAIQATEGISKGGTIESLMNRADMQGKTLRQMLGFSADGVRSVNPRTGKYNSFYGPIRRGEIYGAIERLKRNPKLFENYDAYTRRALAGSHVIGGYTDQGLATDPNGSAQTGIKGFKISPKDGNEFTDWVGPGSSYGKGRQGAINYRKFIEQNINNVPAPADAIKNVPAAPTSGVPMRGDFGGAGRGSVAIHINGNSHDPEALATLVQRRVDESMNWRVHDSESEYT, from the coding sequence ATGTCAGAGAACCTCCTACTCCACGTCCAATTGAGCGCGACCGACAGCATGAGCCCTGTGGTCGCTGGCCTCCAAAAAAACCTCCAGAAGCTTAAGGCGGTAATCAACTCCATCAACGGCATCTCCGCGCCTAAGCTGTTTCCAGACAGCCTATCGGCAGGCCTACAGAAGTTCACCGACGACGCTCGCAGGGCTGCGTCGGCCTATCGCACTGAATGGAAGTCGGCCTATGCAGACAGCCTGCGTGACGCGCGGGCGTTCCATCGTGAACTGGATCGCCTCGACCGGCAGACCTACAACCGCAGGCAGGCTGAGCAACGCGCCGTTGGTCGTGGTGCCAACTCCGGCGGCCGTGGCGCGCTCCCCCGTGGCATTTCGCCAACCACCGCGCTCATCTCAGGGGGCATCACCATCTCCGGCGTCGCATCCGCCTTTAAGAAACGAATGGAATCCGACGTGGCGGAGACGAAGGCACAAATTTTCGGTGGTCTGTCCGCAGCGGAAGTGAAGCGGCTTCGCGGTGACTGGTCAGATCAGGTTGCGATCAGGTTTGGCGAATCCGCAGCGGCTGTTCTGGACAGCTACACCGAGGCGCTTAAGCAAGGCTTCGACGCCACCGCTGCAAAGAAGGTCACGGAAAACGCCTTGGAGGCGTCGTCGGCGCTGGAAATGAACATCGGCGAGCTGATGAAGTTGGCCGGCAAGACCGCAACCAGCCTCTATGGTAACGTCCGGAACGCCGATCCGGCCCGCGTCGCCCGGATGATGACCTCGGTGGCCGTCGCCGCCGCTGCGACCGCCGCAGACCCGAACGAGGTGGTAGAGGCGAACAAGCGTGCGCTGTCCGCCTTGAGCACCACGAAGATGAAGGAAACCGACCTGTCCGCGTTCACGTCGGTCGGTATCTCGGCAGGCTTACAGCCGAACAAGGCCGGCACGTTCGTTGGCTTCCTGACCTCAGAATTTGCGAACGCCGGAAATGCTCGCGGCGCGCGCGCGAAGGATCTGGATCAGGCTGCACGTATGATCGGTTACGGCGGCCGGGCGCAGATGGCTCAGAGATTGGCATCGGCTCCAACCGAGTTCATGTTGGACATGTTTTCGAAGATGAGGAACATGTCTGAGCAGAGCCGGGCTAAATTCGCGAACCTTGCCGGCATGCGGGAGTGGCGGGACGAACTGGTGCAGATGGCCAAGGCTGCCGACCAAATCCGGGAGACGTTGAAGGAAATCGACCAGAAGAGCGATGCGGTCTCCGCGTTCTCCCGTACCAAGCTTAACTCGCTTCAGAAGCGCTGGGACCGCATCAAGGCGATGTTTGGTCTCGCATGGGAGAAATTCGGGAGCGGCTTCGAGCAGAGCTTCATCGAGGTATCCGATTGGTTCGATCGACATACCGGCATCTTCACCTCCAGCAAGATCGCGGAGAAGTCCCGAGACCTTGTCGAGCGGCTGAAGAAGGCCTTTGGCGTCGCCAACATGGGCGACGCACTCGACAAGATCGCAGCGAAACTTTCGTCCATCGACGTGGACAAGATCATCGGCTTTGCGTCGGGCTTCGTGAACGGGCTCAAGTCAGTCTCTGACACCATCATCAGCATGCTGAAGGGCGTTGCCACCGCCATGGGAAAGGACGGCAACAGCGCTGAAGTCCTGGGTAAGCTGGTCGGCCAGATTGTTGCGCTCTCCATCGCGCTGGGAACGCTCGCCCCGCTCATGGCCGTGTTAGCTGGCGTTGCGAACATCATCAGCCGCATCGCGGGCCTGCTCGGTGGTCGGGCGTTGCTAGGTGCCGCCACCGGCAACCCTGTTGGCACCGCTGCCCTGCTCGCGTGGGCCCTCGCGGAGAACAACGATGCCGGCACATCGGATGCCTCAAAGAAACGGCCGGGAGAAACGACGAGCCAATGGCGAGAGCGTCAACGCCAGCACAAGAAAGAGCTGTACCAAAAGCAGAGTGGCGACGGCTTCAACCCCGCGGACGTTCACCCGATGAGCTTCATCGGGAACAAGCTCGACAACCTCGGCGGAAAGATCGAGCGAGCTTCGTTCATGGGCGCCACGGACTTCAGCTCCCGCAGCCGTGCCGGCGGACTCCAGTATGCCTATCAGGGCGCTGCGTCTTCTGGCGGTGGAGATGGAGGTATAGGGCGCCTGCTCAGCGGTGTCGGCACTCCCGACGCCCTGATCAAGGGCGCTACGCCGGGCGGCATGCTTCCCAACTTCGGTGTTGGGTCGGGCGGTATCATCCGGCGCGGCGGCAAGGTCGGAATGAGCTACAGCACTCCCAGCGTTGGGACCGAAATCCCCGCGGGTGGAGCTGCCGATATGAGTGTCGGCGCAGGTCTCGCAGGAAGCGACTTCCTCGCTGCCCGACGCGCTCGCTTCGGTGAAGAGTTGAAGAATGATCCGACCCTGAGAATGCACCTCGCAGCCATCCAAGCTACCGAAGGCATCAGCAAGGGGGGCACCATCGAGAGCCTCATGAACCGTGCTGACATGCAAGGCAAGACACTGCGTCAGATGCTCGGCTTCTCAGCCGATGGCGTTCGCAGCGTCAATCCGCGAACCGGCAAGTATAACAGCTTCTACGGGCCCATCCGTCGTGGTGAAATATACGGAGCGATCGAACGACTGAAGAGAAATCCGAAGCTGTTCGAAAATTACGACGCCTACACAAGGCGTGCTCTGGCTGGAAGCCATGTTATCGGCGGCTACACTGATCAAGGCTTGGCAACCGATCCCAACGGCTCGGCGCAAACCGGCATCAAGGGTTTTAAGATCAGCCCGAAGGACGGCAACGAGTTCACTGATTGGGTTGGTCCGGGATCGAGCTACGGCAAGGGTCGCCAAGGTGCGATCAACTACCGCAAATTCATCGAGCAGAACATCAATAACGTGCCGGCCCCCGCCGACGCGATCAAGAATGTTCCTGCTGCCCCGACGTCTGGCGTCCCGATGAGGGGTGACTTTGGTGGTGCCGGCCGCGGCTCTGTCGCGATCCACATCAACGGCAACAGTCACGACCCGGAAGCCCTCGCAACGCTGGTGCAGCGCCGGGTTGACGAGTCGATGAACTGGCGTGTCCACGACTCAGAGAGCGAGTACACCTAA
- a CDS encoding site-specific integrase — protein sequence MPLELKRRPKSPNWIIRGTLRGIRVEESTGTGNRAVAEEIRAKREAEILAQSVYGRRATATFAAAALSYLENGGSKRFTAKVIAHFGTTPLARIDQDALDRGAKKLYPEASPSTRNRQFYAIASAILHHAAKRGWCTLPIIDRPDIPAGRVRWLTIDEADRLIAACSDHLRPLVIFMLYTGARTGEALWLDWRDVELSRAHVQFPKTKNGEARGVPLHRRAIAALANISGRSAEVFRRPDGLAYSRPRNDADTSAGTRIKTAFRAACRRAGIVDFHPHDCRHTWATWHYAKNRDLGALMKLGGWKSERMVMRYAHVNVGELQHTIDNLPGGKSGETKKRKAKKA from the coding sequence GTGCCCCTCGAACTTAAGAGGCGTCCAAAATCACCCAACTGGATCATCCGCGGCACCCTCCGCGGAATCCGTGTTGAAGAAAGCACTGGCACTGGCAACCGAGCCGTCGCCGAAGAGATCCGCGCCAAGCGTGAGGCGGAAATACTCGCCCAATCAGTCTACGGTCGTCGCGCTACCGCAACGTTCGCCGCGGCCGCGCTGAGCTATCTAGAGAACGGCGGATCGAAGCGGTTCACTGCCAAGGTGATCGCGCATTTCGGAACGACGCCGCTTGCTCGCATCGATCAGGACGCGCTCGATCGTGGGGCAAAGAAGCTCTATCCGGAGGCCTCGCCTTCAACACGTAACCGGCAGTTCTACGCGATCGCTTCGGCCATTTTGCATCATGCGGCGAAACGCGGTTGGTGCACACTGCCGATTATCGATCGCCCGGATATTCCAGCGGGCCGGGTTCGGTGGCTCACAATCGATGAAGCGGATCGCCTGATTGCTGCGTGCAGCGACCATCTCAGGCCGCTGGTCATCTTCATGCTCTACACGGGCGCCCGCACTGGTGAGGCCTTGTGGCTGGATTGGCGTGACGTCGAGTTGTCGCGAGCCCATGTCCAGTTTCCGAAAACCAAGAACGGCGAGGCGCGCGGCGTCCCGCTCCACCGAAGGGCAATAGCCGCCCTAGCGAACATCAGCGGCCGATCAGCAGAGGTTTTCCGCCGGCCCGATGGCTTGGCCTACAGCCGCCCTCGGAACGACGCGGACACGTCGGCCGGGACTCGCATCAAGACAGCCTTCAGGGCGGCTTGCCGTCGCGCTGGAATTGTCGATTTCCATCCCCACGACTGCCGTCACACCTGGGCCACATGGCACTACGCCAAGAACAGGGATCTCGGCGCGCTGATGAAGCTCGGTGGATGGAAGAGCGAGCGCATGGTGATGCGATATGCGCACGTAAACGTCGGAGAGCTTCAGCACACGATCGACAACCTCCCTGGGGGAAAATCCGGGGAGACGAAAAAGCGGAAGGCGAAAAAGGCGTGA
- a CDS encoding NYN domain-containing protein produces MVEYFGEAEPRGFAVLEKSMHPHRVAVMVDGGFFLKRLRHQFPDVDPNDPAVVARLIHAHAIRHKYQRTGKDERGRDVFESYDLYRIFFYDCPPLEKKMHRPVSKKAVDFAKTDQAIFRRSLHNELRKKRKVALRLGHLLATTEWRLKSDVLTELLKGNIKYDELSDDHFILNTGQKGVDMRLGLDAAALSYKRLVDQIVLVIGDSDFVPAAKLARREGIDVIIDPLGQRLHDELFEHTDGVRTPIRRSLRKLTPEMAESGLSAIVQEDDDD; encoded by the coding sequence ATGGTCGAATATTTCGGGGAGGCCGAGCCCAGGGGCTTTGCCGTTTTGGAAAAGTCTATGCATCCCCACCGTGTTGCCGTGATGGTCGACGGCGGCTTTTTTCTCAAGCGATTACGTCATCAGTTCCCTGATGTGGATCCCAATGATCCGGCCGTCGTTGCCCGACTCATCCATGCGCACGCTATCCGGCACAAATATCAACGGACGGGTAAAGACGAACGAGGACGAGACGTCTTCGAATCCTATGATCTGTATCGCATCTTCTTCTATGACTGTCCGCCCCTCGAAAAGAAGATGCATCGGCCTGTCAGCAAGAAGGCCGTCGACTTCGCAAAAACCGATCAAGCTATTTTCCGCAGATCGCTGCACAACGAACTTCGTAAAAAGAGGAAGGTGGCGCTTCGTCTCGGGCACCTGCTCGCAACGACTGAGTGGCGCCTCAAAAGCGACGTCCTCACCGAGTTGCTGAAGGGTAACATCAAATACGATGAATTGAGCGACGACCACTTCATCCTCAATACCGGACAGAAGGGCGTCGACATGCGCTTGGGTCTCGACGCCGCGGCCTTGTCTTACAAGAGGTTGGTAGATCAGATCGTGCTCGTTATCGGCGACAGCGACTTCGTTCCGGCCGCAAAACTCGCGCGACGAGAAGGCATAGACGTCATTATAGATCCGCTTGGCCAACGGTTGCACGACGAGTTGTTCGAACACACTGATGGCGTACGCACGCCCATTCGACGATCCTTGCGAAAGTTGACGCCAGAAATGGCTGAATCCGGTCTTTCTGCAATCGTTCAAGAAGACGACGACGACTGA
- a CDS encoding YfbU family protein, whose translation MTDGEKLIVLMLTDISKRLKGEPDIDPKFVEQTIYANQLWGFDWEFTGIPFERSDEDPPVVMETVDILEMFSLTMFHFKELPQSEQEHVRTELGYSAHGLDKFPGFDGNNDEHIGVARYLVEQLKRFKDLPGATANSHTQTSLPRYRKMLSVYLPMREKLGSGRLTSKQIIEIFSA comes from the coding sequence ATGACCGATGGTGAGAAACTGATCGTTCTAATGTTGACCGACATCTCGAAGCGCCTGAAGGGCGAGCCGGATATTGATCCCAAGTTCGTTGAGCAGACGATATATGCTAACCAGCTTTGGGGTTTCGATTGGGAGTTCACCGGCATTCCATTCGAGCGGTCGGACGAAGATCCTCCCGTAGTCATGGAGACGGTCGACATCTTAGAAATGTTCAGCCTGACCATGTTTCATTTCAAAGAGCTGCCGCAATCAGAGCAAGAGCACGTGCGGACCGAATTGGGATACTCTGCGCACGGGCTCGACAAGTTTCCCGGCTTTGACGGCAACAATGATGAGCACATTGGTGTTGCACGCTACTTGGTTGAACAACTGAAGCGATTCAAGGATCTTCCTGGAGCCACGGCCAATTCGCACACGCAGACGTCTCTCCCACGATACCGGAAGATGCTAAGCGTCTATCTGCCGATGCGCGAAAAGCTGGGTAGCGGCCGGCTCACCTCCAAGCAGATTATCGAGATTTTCTCGGCTTGA
- a CDS encoding acyltransferase family protein produces the protein MSSNAAGYCWTVGRLGSQPSDGGGMIHKNNFDLMRLIAAADVVMQHIGHLGVKLPSWASISVVSLATGVPMFFVISGFLVTGSLLASDGSLKRYFRNRALRIYPGLWFNLLFILSMLIAFGVVQIPTLFAVGAVEFWTAILASGSIILADRTHSFPFYWNDAVKFWPGGALWTISVELGFYLLLPLLLPPVARSRRWLAAGTLGGCGIASYAFNGMVPTDSIWFFASPIPHFWIFAIGAVARLFWSEIQAAFEGKFLFWFAIYLTVHFVSGDQYGPAYFHPGPLATSLTFLLAGCVLSFAYTWPGVINLHRYDISYGVYLHHMPVLMLLLAFDFRGIVGVAILLPATILAAAVSWIFIERPALALKHQLPKEQVPVSQLV, from the coding sequence ATGTCGAGCAACGCCGCAGGCTATTGCTGGACTGTTGGGAGGCTAGGTTCCCAGCCCTCGGACGGTGGCGGGATGATTCACAAGAATAATTTCGACCTGATGCGACTGATTGCAGCCGCCGACGTCGTCATGCAACACATCGGTCACCTTGGGGTCAAATTGCCGTCGTGGGCCTCGATATCGGTCGTCTCCCTAGCCACCGGCGTTCCGATGTTCTTCGTCATTAGCGGATTTCTCGTGACGGGCAGCTTGCTAGCGAGCGATGGAAGCCTGAAGCGCTATTTCCGAAACCGAGCATTGAGGATCTACCCGGGATTATGGTTCAACCTGTTGTTCATCCTGTCTATGCTCATCGCCTTCGGCGTCGTTCAAATACCGACGTTATTCGCAGTAGGTGCCGTGGAATTCTGGACCGCGATACTGGCCTCCGGATCGATCATCCTCGCAGATCGCACACATTCGTTTCCGTTTTACTGGAATGATGCGGTTAAGTTTTGGCCAGGCGGCGCGCTCTGGACGATCTCGGTAGAGCTCGGCTTCTACCTGCTACTGCCCTTGCTGCTCCCGCCGGTTGCCCGTTCGCGAAGATGGCTCGCGGCAGGCACCCTTGGAGGCTGCGGCATCGCCTCTTACGCATTCAATGGTATGGTCCCAACAGACAGCATCTGGTTTTTCGCCAGCCCGATTCCGCATTTCTGGATTTTCGCGATCGGAGCAGTTGCACGACTGTTCTGGTCCGAGATTCAAGCTGCCTTCGAAGGCAAGTTTTTATTTTGGTTCGCGATTTATCTAACCGTTCATTTCGTCTCTGGCGATCAATACGGGCCGGCCTACTTTCACCCCGGCCCGCTCGCTACCTCGCTGACGTTCCTCCTCGCCGGATGCGTGCTTTCGTTCGCCTACACCTGGCCAGGAGTCATCAATCTGCACCGTTACGATATCTCCTATGGTGTATACCTACACCATATGCCTGTTCTGATGCTGTTGCTGGCATTTGATTTCCGTGGAATAGTTGGTGTTGCCATCCTACTGCCAGCCACCATTCTCGCCGCCGCGGTCTCATGGATCTTCATTGAGCGGCCGGCACTCGCTCTAAAGCATCAGTTGCCGAAGGAGCAAGTCCCCGTGTCCCAATTGGTTTGA
- a CDS encoding cold-shock protein: protein MARGKIVSWNDDRGFGFIKPDDGSADCFAHIRDIRNRIIPRIGDMVLYEVTHDPRSGKSRAEDVRYV from the coding sequence ATGGCCAGAGGGAAGATTGTTTCGTGGAATGATGACCGCGGCTTTGGCTTCATCAAACCTGATGACGGTAGCGCTGATTGCTTCGCGCACATCAGGGACATTCGCAATCGCATCATCCCTCGGATTGGCGACATGGTTCTGTACGAAGTGACGCACGACCCGCGAAGCGGAAAGTCGCGCGCTGAAGATGTTCGGTACGTGTAG
- a CDS encoding terminase large subunit, which translates to MAKKPTTRRRSTSPDPATAYALNMIAGKVVAGPHVRAACARHLRDLETCETRGLVWDKAAVKRAIGFFRDVLTVEVERTDDDGQIVSQAVPFLLHPSQAFIVGSLFGWKQESGLRRFRRAYIEAGKGSGKSPMAAGIGLYMLLSQNKLRAEVYSAATDKDQAAILFRDVVAMWERSPQLNKRLVPSGVNPVWQLTDVSKSSFFKPISTDKRGKSGIRPFCALVDEIHEHFDNSVIEMLRAGTKANQDALIVEITNSGFDRKSVCWQEHEYSIKVAHGDEENDAWFSYVCALDEGDDPFEDETCWPKANPTLGATIKPQFIREQVNEAKGMPSKEAMVRRLHFCEWTESETSAFSRSALELIFGAVDADALSESGRPCYGGLDLSRAKDLTAFTLTWLLDSTRDKWRFAAKTWFWTPKDTLLERGKIDRAPYAGWVKDNFMEAVPGKRIGYGWVADALGSICAKYQPVSIGCDQYGLEQLRDQLTERGLSLPCVVHPQGFQRRVVSETEKGKTSTGAEEVYLWMPDSINKLEAAVVEERIVIETNPVQRMCMTGVIYEQNRTGHRMFAKDKATSRIDGAVSLAMSVGMATLAATEKPKKYQMLFIG; encoded by the coding sequence ATGGCGAAGAAGCCGACGACCCGACGCAGAAGTACTTCGCCTGATCCGGCGACGGCTTATGCACTCAACATGATCGCCGGTAAGGTGGTCGCGGGGCCGCATGTGCGGGCGGCTTGCGCGCGCCATCTTCGCGATCTGGAGACCTGCGAGACCCGCGGCCTGGTGTGGGATAAGGCAGCCGTGAAGCGCGCGATCGGCTTCTTCCGGGACGTGCTCACAGTTGAAGTTGAGCGGACCGATGATGACGGCCAAATCGTCAGCCAGGCCGTGCCTTTTCTGCTGCATCCGTCTCAGGCATTCATCGTTGGATCCCTGTTCGGTTGGAAGCAGGAAAGCGGCCTCCGACGATTCCGCCGCGCCTATATCGAAGCCGGCAAGGGCAGCGGCAAATCCCCGATGGCCGCCGGCATCGGCCTGTACATGCTCCTATCGCAGAACAAGCTCCGTGCAGAGGTCTACTCTGCGGCAACTGATAAGGACCAGGCGGCGATCCTGTTCCGCGATGTCGTGGCAATGTGGGAGCGCTCGCCGCAGCTCAACAAGCGGCTCGTGCCGTCAGGTGTCAACCCGGTGTGGCAGCTGACCGACGTCTCGAAGTCGTCCTTCTTCAAACCGATATCGACCGACAAGCGCGGCAAGAGTGGTATTCGGCCTTTCTGTGCGTTGGTCGACGAGATCCACGAGCACTTCGACAACTCCGTTATCGAGATGCTCCGCGCCGGCACCAAGGCCAACCAGGACGCATTGATCGTCGAGATCACTAATTCCGGCTTCGATCGCAAATCGGTGTGCTGGCAGGAGCACGAATACTCCATCAAGGTCGCGCACGGAGATGAGGAGAACGACGCCTGGTTCTCCTATGTCTGCGCGCTCGACGAAGGTGACGATCCGTTCGAGGATGAGACTTGCTGGCCAAAGGCAAATCCGACGCTCGGCGCCACCATCAAGCCGCAGTTCATCCGCGAACAGGTGAACGAAGCGAAAGGTATGCCAAGCAAGGAAGCGATGGTTCGGCGCCTGCATTTCTGCGAGTGGACGGAGTCCGAGACGTCGGCCTTCTCGCGCTCCGCGCTGGAGCTCATCTTCGGCGCGGTTGACGCCGATGCTTTGTCCGAAAGCGGACGGCCATGCTACGGCGGCCTCGATCTCAGCCGCGCGAAAGACCTGACCGCGTTCACGCTCACGTGGCTTCTCGATTCGACCAGGGACAAGTGGCGATTTGCCGCCAAAACCTGGTTTTGGACCCCGAAGGATACGCTCCTGGAGCGCGGCAAGATCGATCGCGCGCCATATGCAGGCTGGGTGAAGGATAACTTCATGGAGGCCGTGCCGGGTAAGCGGATCGGCTACGGCTGGGTGGCCGACGCGCTCGGCAGCATTTGCGCGAAATACCAGCCTGTGTCGATCGGGTGCGACCAGTACGGCCTGGAGCAACTCCGCGACCAGTTAACTGAGCGTGGTCTCTCGCTGCCGTGTGTTGTTCACCCGCAAGGCTTCCAGCGTCGCGTCGTCTCTGAGACTGAGAAGGGCAAGACCTCTACCGGCGCGGAAGAGGTTTATCTCTGGATGCCGGACAGCATCAATAAACTGGAAGCGGCCGTCGTCGAGGAGCGGATTGTCATCGAGACCAACCCGGTTCAGCGCATGTGCATGACTGGCGTCATCTATGAGCAAAACAGAACAGGTCACCGGATGTTCGCCAAAGACAAGGCTACGTCACGCATCGATGGCGCGGTTTCGCTCGCGATGTCCGTCGGCATGGCAACACTCGCCGCGACCGAGAAGCCGAAGAAGTATCAAATGTTGTTCATAGGTTAG